The Cydia amplana chromosome 9, ilCydAmpl1.1, whole genome shotgun sequence genome includes a region encoding these proteins:
- the LOC134650858 gene encoding uncharacterized protein LOC134650858: protein MDMLATHHKKCDFRNFWKLTKKMEVKTGLSVSVNGISDTKDLSKAFDLVNYDLLWQKLDETNFPRELTRIFRYWYASQRNSVRWGNFLSDEYGLDCGVRQGGLSSPKLFNLYVNELIGELSSTHVGCHVNRVAFNNISYADDMVLLSPSVGGLRTLINICESYALKHNLKYNVSKSEYMVFKAGTKCPSHVPPIRLNGEQLTRVNSFKYLGHLVTDDLRDDSDIERERRALAIRANMIARRFSRCTAQVKITLFRAYCTSLYTCSSWARYTQRSINKLRVQYNDAFRVLLRLPRHCSASGMFADAHVDSFYATLRKRCAATLRRVRDSRHSLLSVVAERWDSGLIRHWSSLHLGLGTNIVV, encoded by the exons ATGGACATGCTCGCGACCCATCATAAAAAGTGTGACTTTCGTAACTTCTGGAAACTTACGAAGAAAATGGAAGTGAAGACTGGACTCTCAGTTAGTGTCAACGGCATTTCAGATACCAAGG ATCTCTCGAAGGCTTTTGACCTTGTAAATTACGATTTACTTTGGCAAAAGCTTGACGAGACAAATTTTCCTAGAGAGCTAACACGCATATTTAGATACTGGTACGCCAGCCAGAGAAATAGTGTCCGATGGGGAAACTTTTTGTCTGATGAGTACGGATTGGATTGTGGCGTCAGGCAAGGCGGACTAAGTTCGCCAAAATTATTTAATCTGTATGTTAACGAGCTTATCGGTGAGCTCAGCAGCACGCATGTCGGATGCCACGTGAACAGGGTAGCATTCAACAACATAAGCTATGCAGATGACATGGTGCTGTTGAGCCCATCGGTTGGCGGACTGCGAACCCTCATCAATATTTGTGAGTCATATgctttaaaacataatttaaagtaTAATGTGTCGAAAAGCGAGTATATGGTTTTCAAGGCGGGAACCAAGTGCCCATCCCATGTCCCACCCATTCGCTTGAATGGCGAGCAGCTTACGAGGGTTAATTCGTTTAAATACCTTGGGCACTTGGTAACCGACGACTTGCGCGACGATTCGGATATCGAGAGGGAGCGAAGAGCTCTGGCGATCAGAGCTAACATGATAGCTCGCAGGTTCAGTCGGTGTACAGCGCAAGTTAAAATTACACTATTCCGTGCGTACTGTACATCGCTGTATACCTGCAGCTCGTGGGCTAGATATACGCAACGCTCGATCAATAAATTGCGGGTGCAATATAATGACGCGTTCAGGGTGCTGTTGCGGCTGCCGCGGCATTGCAGCGCGTCTGGCATGTTCGCGGACGCTCACGTGGACAGTTTTTATGCGACGCTGCGCAAGCGCTGCGCCGCGACGCTCCGCAGAGTCCGTGACAGCCGCCACAGCCTCTTGAGCGTAGTAGCGGAGAGGTGGGACAGTGGCCTAATCAGGCACTGGTCCTCGCTTCACTTAGGTTTAGGTACTAATATagttgtttaa